AAGGGAGAAATGGGTAGATGAGGAAAGGGCGGGGAACAGAGGGCCCTGAGGATTCTTCCGAATGCGCGCTCAAAGGAGCCAGCCCCGAACATATCACCACATCAGTTCTGATTTTGGCTCGAGGCAGCGGACCGGTGTCAAGCCCACATGCCAGCTCTGAAGTAAAAAGTGCCTTGGAAGCCGCTCCAAGGCAAACCGGATCTGCTGGTGTGACCCACGAACCACTTGTGCTGCCGAGGGAGCACTACGTTCCCCCTCTCCTATATGCCCCTAGGATCGACGAAAAGGCCGAGCCAAGGGAGCTTATAGGTGAATCGCACGTAAAGAACGGTAGAGACTATCACTAGACCGATCACGCAAAGCCGAAAACCCAGCGCAGGCGTGGCCCTTTCCAGGTGCTTGTCCCACATCCCGCCCATGATCCCAGAGAGGTACGTGACCACCGTAGCCCAAAGAAGCTCGACGGCCATATGTTCGATCCTGCCCACAAGAGCAGGTGCCACGTACCACAGAAGGAGCACAAGCCAGGGCACGACCACGGCAGATGCCAATCTGGAATACCAAAAGGCGGCTTTGTCGCGGACTGACCTCTTGCCCGCCACACCTTCCACCACACTCGCGACGAGGTACGCCCAGAAGGCCATCTTCAGGTGCTGAAAGACTGATTCGTTGACGCCGCAAAAAGGGGCGAGAAACGGCCAGTGGGTGAGGTCAAAGAGGAAGTGGAGTACTGCGAAAACCCCCAGGTAGACCAGGGCTTTTGTCCAAGTCCGCATTAGCTTGGCCTCCTTTCCCATCCTCTCCGGGGCCTTGCCCCATCAGCTGAGAAACAGGAGCGCAATGCCGCCGACGGCGATCGCGGCGCCGAGCCAGGCGCGCGGCGAGGGCCTCTCCTTGTATGCGACGCGCACCACGGGAATGATGAGGAGCGGTGTGGTGGACATGAGGGTGGAGGCGACGCCGGTGGCGGTCAACTTCACGGAGGTGAGCATCAGCCAGATGCCGAGGAAGGGGCCGACAAGGGCGCCGCCCATCATGAAGGCCAGCGCTTGGCGATTGCGCAGAGCCTTCACTCCTGCCTTCGCGCGCCCTGCGGCCGCCGCAACAAGCCACACCCCAGCAACTGCGGTGGTCACGCGAATCACAGTAGCGGAAAGGGAATCCAGCGTGTCGCCCATTGCTATTTTCGATAAGACCAGCCCTACGCCCTGGCCAACGGCCGCACCCACGCCGGCCAGCACACCCTCCGTGCGGCCCTGGCCGCGCTCGCTCCCTCCTGGCGCCCCTTCGGCAACAACCCAGGCGACGCCGGCCAGCGTCACTACCATGCCCGCCACAGCCAAAGGTGTCAGTCGCTCATGGAGCAGAATTCGCGCCACCACCGCAGCCACCGGAGGTGCGAGCGTGCTCAGCAACGTGGCCAGACGCGGCCCGAGGATTACCACGGAACGGAAGAACAGCGCGTCGCCGATCACCAGGCCCAGGAAGGAGCTGGCCGTCAGAAGGGTGACCTGCTCGCGCGTTGCCCAGGTGGGCCAGAAGACCCCGCGCGTCAGGAAGAGCGTGCTCACCAGAAGGATCGCCCCCAAAGGAATGCGGAGGAGATTGGTGGTGAAGGCGCCCACTCTCTTGCTTGCCTCGCCGAAGAGCGTGGTGCCCAACGCCCAGCAGGAGGCCGTAGCCAAGGCTGCCAGTTCACCCAAGCGCCACACAGACCGCTTCCTTTTGTGCGCCTGCCACCAGCCTGGCGGTCACGCCTTGCTCCCGCCCGATGAGGGTCGTGCCCCCTTTGCCACCGGTATCTCCACAATGGCGCGCGTCCCCACCCCTACTTGGCTCTCCAGATAGAACCTACCGCCGTGCGACTCCACGATCTGCTTGACGATAGGCAACCCCAGGCCAGTGCCCTGCCCTTCCGCCTTGGTGGTGAAAAACGGCTCAAAGATCTTGTCCTTGATCTCCTCCGGAATCCCCTCGCCGTTGTCCTGGATCACCATGCGGACAAAATTGCCGTCTTCGCTCAGCGCGGTGGAAACGGTCAACACCCCATCAGCCTTCATGGCGTGCGCCGCGTTTATCTCGAGGTTGCGGATCACCTGCTCAATCTGCCCACGATCGCCCCAGACCGGAGGGAGGTTTTCGGCAAACTTTTTCTCGATGCGAAAGCGTTTGAGCACGCCGCTTAGCACGAGCGTGTCCGTAGTATCCTCGAGCACCTCTTTGAGGTCCATGCTCTGCAACCGGGGGCGCATGGGCTTGCTGAGGGACAGGAGGTTGCGTCCGTGCAAGGCCACTTTGTCCAGGTGGGAGAGGATGCGCTGGCCGATCTTGCGGACCTCCTCCGGATTCTCGGCACGACGGAGCAGCAGCTGCGCCTCCACCATCAGCCCGCTCACCAAGTTGTTGAGTTCGTGCCCAATGCTGCCCGCGATGACGCCGAGGGTGGCCTGCTTCTCGGACTGGATGAGTTGCTCTTGCGCCTTCTTCTGCTCGGTGATGTCCTTGTATATAAGGGAGACAAACTCTACGGTTCCATCTTCAGCCAGGATGGGAGTGGCCGAAATGAGCACATTGCGCGGCTGGCCGTCCTTGGTGTAACGTACCGCCTCGTACACGCGCACCGTCTTGCCTGCGCGGATCTGGCTGTTCAGATAGTCGCTCGAGGCGCCCACATCGGGACGGATGATGAGGTCCTCAAGGGTCCTGCCCACCGCCTCCTGCTCCGTGTAGCCGAACACCTCTTCGGCACCCTTGTTCCAAGAGAGTACCCGATTGTCGCGGTCGATGGTCATGATTGCATCTGCCGCGCCATCCACGATTGAGCGATACAAGTGCTCCGACTTGCGCAGGTCCGCAGTCATTTCGGCAAAGAGATCGCGGAGGCGAGATGCGTACTCGGCAAGTTCGCGCTCGTACTTCTGCGCTTTGCTTTGAGAAGGCACCACAGTTCTACCTCACCTGATACAAAAAAGCCCGTGCCTATCGCCGGGGGTCAGCGCTCATTGCAAAATAGCAAAATCAGGCAGGAAAATCAAGCGGAAAAGTCTCGCCGCGCGGACTCCCGGGAAGAAAGGCCTTGACAATCTCTAACCACCTGCGTACATTGTGCGGCGAACGAAATCTTCGCTTGTTGGAGCGATTGATCTTCGGCCGCAGAGGTTTGTGGACGAGGCGAAAGGAGATCGCCATGCCCACCCGTGGGTCAGACAGAACCGGTTCGCGTTCGCGCACCCCAGGCAAGGGGTCACGTCTGCGCCGGCTGCTGGAGGGATTGCGCAGCAC
The candidate division KSB1 bacterium genome window above contains:
- a CDS encoding DUF6512 family protein, whose amino-acid sequence is MRTWTKALVYLGVFAVLHFLFDLTHWPFLAPFCGVNESVFQHLKMAFWAYLVASVVEGVAGKRSVRDKAAFWYSRLASAVVVPWLVLLLWYVAPALVGRIEHMAVELLWATVVTYLSGIMGGMWDKHLERATPALGFRLCVIGLVIVSTVLYVRFTYKLPWLGLFVDPRGI
- a CDS encoding PAS domain S-box protein; its protein translation is MVPSQSKAQKYERELAEYASRLRDLFAEMTADLRKSEHLYRSIVDGAADAIMTIDRDNRVLSWNKGAEEVFGYTEQEAVGRTLEDLIIRPDVGASSDYLNSQIRAGKTVRVYEAVRYTKDGQPRNVLISATPILAEDGTVEFVSLIYKDITEQKKAQEQLIQSEKQATLGVIAGSIGHELNNLVSGLMVEAQLLLRRAENPEEVRKIGQRILSHLDKVALHGRNLLSLSKPMRPRLQSMDLKEVLEDTTDTLVLSGVLKRFRIEKKFAENLPPVWGDRGQIEQVIRNLEINAAHAMKADGVLTVSTALSEDGNFVRMVIQDNGEGIPEEIKDKIFEPFFTTKAEGQGTGLGLPIVKQIVESHGGRFYLESQVGVGTRAIVEIPVAKGARPSSGGSKA
- a CDS encoding DMT family transporter; its protein translation is MWRLGELAALATASCWALGTTLFGEASKRVGAFTTNLLRIPLGAILLVSTLFLTRGVFWPTWATREQVTLLTASSFLGLVIGDALFFRSVVILGPRLATLLSTLAPPVAAVVARILLHERLTPLAVAGMVVTLAGVAWVVAEGAPGGSERGQGRTEGVLAGVGAAVGQGVGLVLSKIAMGDTLDSLSATVIRVTTAVAGVWLVAAAAGRAKAGVKALRNRQALAFMMGGALVGPFLGIWLMLTSVKLTATGVASTLMSTTPLLIIPVVRVAYKERPSPRAWLGAAIAVGGIALLFLS